From the Kogia breviceps isolate mKogBre1 chromosome 10, mKogBre1 haplotype 1, whole genome shotgun sequence genome, the window TGTACTTAATTAAATGTGCACATACACTATAATCTAACTTTTCTTGCCTTGCATAATGTTGTTCTAGGGATTAGGGGTTAAAAGCTAATTAAGAGCAGTATTTCCAGATTATTTCCTTCACAGGGTAGCAGGGGCAAAAAACATCTGGGCACAGATTCCCCAATGAAGAAGATAATCCAAGCATTATACAGCACAGCCAATGTCCAGAGGCATTATAAATGAGCTTTCAAATAGCTCTAGCTTCAGTATAGTTTAATTAAGTAAATACTCTGTAACCTGCCGATGGTTTCTCTACAAGGAGCATGGCATCTAGGTTCTCAAGAGCCAGGATACCTTGTAGATTATAAGCCTTGCCCTATGACCTCACCCAAATTACTGCCCCAAGAATTGCCTAGAGCACTTACCAAGGAGGCAAATGAAGCCAAAGGAGCCCACATCGCTAATACAATGTTTTGAAAATCATGTCCGAATTTATTATGTGTATTTAATATTATCTGGCCATACAAAAATGAGGTCATTCGAAAACTGTTCAATGGACAGGAACCCTAGGAAGTGTCTGTTTTGTGtaatttctccttcaaactgAATTTATCTCCATATCCACACAGTAAGTGCCAGTGTGGATTACATTCCGCCGCCCCCCCAAAATAACTTTATTATAAACCTGAATGTTCTAATGATGGTCATTAAAACATGATTCTACCAGTCCATCAATGGTTATAATTCTTGGTCACTGGTAAAATCAGCGTTAACTGAATGCATCCTTTGTGGTGCTAGAAACTGAACTGTAAATTTAGGCTGAGGTACAGAGAACACAACACATACTTTGAAAAAGCCTGGGGCTGCTCCAGCCCCACCCAGATTTAAGACCCTGGTAACCTTTCAGTACACACATACCTTCCAAATAACTCAGTGTTTACATTTGCTGAGAGCTACACCTGGAGAAATGTTTCTCAAGTTTCTTTCTATTGTTGTCTTTCCTTAACCTTTCATTTCCTTAccctcatgttttttttttcccaagccaGTAGCTAAGGGGCCCTCTAGGTCAAATTCAAACAGAAGCAGCCCACGGCGGGAACCCAACCGAGAGTAGGCCAGGAATGGGACAAACAGCAGGGATGGGTAAGTGCCAAGCTGTGGGAGAATCTCAAACCAGGTGCAGGTAAGACAGAACCTAACTGGAGGCGTCCACATAGGGTACCAGTGCTTTCTCTGGCCATCAGAATTGAGGGCATGAAAGGCCAGCCTGTTCCCAGGTTGGCTACCTGGGAACCAGATGTTCTAAGGAAGGACTCTGCCCTCTTAACATTTCAACTGCAACTCTTGCTAACTCTACAACGTATTGGACATCTTTATCTTTACTGGTATCATTTGTTGGCCTAGCTATTATGGAATTGGACCTTCAAGCAGTAACTTACCCACAAGCATCCAGCACTGTACCTGTATCTTCAAGTCAGGCACAGTGATAGGTCCCAGTGTGGGTAGCGATGGGGAAGATAAAAACGGATGTCACATTTCTCACCCTTAAGGAACCCAACCGCTGAGGAGGAAGGACAGAGGAAATTTTCACTTGGCAGGCAATTATAATTCAATGCTGGCAGCAGTGTCAGGGAGTATAGGGGAACCCAGAGCTGGTGTACCAACCATCTGGGAGGTGGGTTATCAGGGATGGCTTCTGAAGGAGGTGACATTCAAGTAGGGTTACAAAGGATGAATGGGATTAGTCAGAGAGAGATGATAGGAAGGGTGGCCCAGAGAAGACATCATAAAAAGCCACCAgaaaaaatttaagtgaaaatCGCAGAAGTGTGCAGGACCAAGTAGTTGCTGGAACATGAAGTATGAGGTGTCAGGGAAGAAGAAATGAGGGTAGAGAGATGAGGAGGGGAAGTCGGGTCCAGAGGTTATGTTGcctttgggagttccctggccgtCTAGTGGTTGGTGAGGGTTCTGCTCTTTCACTGCCGAAAGCGGGGTAGGGGtggcgggttcgatccctggtcggggaactacgatcccGCGGCTTTGGGGGTGCGGCCCTCCAAAAAAAGGACCTTCAACTTGAGCCTCAACATAAGGAAAAGTCACTGAAAAGCTTTAAGCAAGGGAACGACATGTATTCTACCAACCTATCTATGAGTTCTGTACAGCCACCATCTCTTGACTCTGGAAACAAAGCTCCTTGGTGGCTTTGCCCCATAAAATTCCTTGCACCTAGATTTTGAaaagcttcagaaaaaaaaaaaaagttgaacttttaaatgaaaattagctTCCTGAATGTCTGCATATAATCTATTTAAACAAAGAATACATCTTGTAGTCTTTTGTTTCTCACTTACAGACAATAGGGTGCCTAAAATAaggaccatttttctttttgtgtatttttgtggtgaactttaaaaaaaaaagtacatatgtTGTTTCCCACACATGATGCTTAATTCGTTTTATTGTCTATAAACTTAATAAAATATCTCTGGAAGAATATAAGGAAGCATTAAAAGCAGCAGCTGATggagtataaaattttaaaatgttaaaactcaTGAAtagatttcctgttttttttaaaaaagcttctaAAAAACGTTTTTAAAATAGGGACAgatattcagaaagaaaaaaaaaaaccacaacatttTGAGGGGTTTGAGCGAGGGGGGGGGGGTAGCTCAGCATACTAAAATTAGCCCCACATACTAAAGAGTCACTACACTTAATACTCAACCACTCAAATCTCCAAACTTAAATTCCATAAGGTCATAGCCATGTGCTTCCAGAGCCACCCTCAGGGTACAGAATAGTGCCGGGTACCACGCTAAATTTATTTAGCAGggctaaataaatatctgttgagtgcTGAAAATAGACATGTCAGAatgttctattatttttctgaagACTTCTTTTCCATTCTGTAGGAAGAGAACGTCCTCAagatccttcattttcttttgttatccTAACAGTGATTAGGTTCAAATTCAGCCTGGCTGCCCCTCGCCCGCCAGCCTCTGTGAGCGCACTACCTGAGGAATGCTTTCCACTCCCACCCGCTCAGAGAAGGCAGAGCCAGACCAAAGCCCGTTTTGGGTGGGGCCTGTGGGAGCAGGTACGGAAGCCGGGTGGGGTGTGGCAATTGGTTCTAGCAGGACAACTTCCTATGATtccaaaacacacatacacacacccacccacacacacacacacccatgtccCTGCTAACCTTATTTCCAGCTTAGAGTGGTCAGGTGGGGCTTATTTCCATTGCCCTCTGCACTGTTTCCCCAAGCTCACCTTTTTTACCTTTCTGGGGTTCTGCATGGAATTTGCTTTAGCGATACGGGAAAGAAAAAACGACTATTCCTTTTCCTGGTGCAAGAGAACGCTTCAGACTTCAGGCCACACGAATCCAGAATCAGATCCCAGCTTTGCCTTGGACAAGCTGTGCGATACGAGCACATACTTCACTCTCTCTAAGCCTCGTTTTCCTCCTCATCTGTACGCGAGGATAACAATGAGGATTTCTCGTAATTCAAAGAGATGatgtaggggcttccccggtggcgcagtggttgcgagtccgcctgccggtgcaggggacgcgggttcgtgccccggtccgggaagatcccacatccgggaacccgtgagccacggccgctgcgcctgcgcgtccgggagcctgtgctccgccaacgggagacgccgcagcagtgagaggcccacgtacagcaaaaacaaaacaaaacaaacagggcttccctggtggcgcagtggttgggagtccgcctgccaatgcaggggacgcgggttcgtgccccggtctgggaagatcccacgtgccgcggagcggctgggcccgtgagccgtggccgctgagcctgcgcgtccggagcccgtgccccgcaacgggagaggccacagcagtgcgaggcccgcgtaccgcaaaaaaaaaaaacagatgatgtAGAGCATAAGACATCTGGCACAAACTGTATTAACAAGAGCAGAGTCAGATGCCACGTATAGTATGTTTACATGTGTGTGAAATGTTTTTTTGTGAATAATTAGGATGCTTACTTCACTGTGATAAACGTTGATTCACTCCCCCTCCTGCAAGTTTTTGTGAACTGTTAACCTAGTATCGTCTGAAATTAACTGCATGCCTCTGTCCCCAGCCACCTTGCAGGTCCTTTTTCTGCCCCTCTCTAAGTAGGTTTCTATAACCACCATTCTAGATTAGCACTTAGAGATGCTAAGTCATTGAGCACCTAATAATTGCTATGAGTCTCCTTTCAGGTATGAAGGCAGCACCCATACGTGTCAACAATAACGATGCTACAGGCAAGGGCAGGGAGGTATTTCAAGCATGGCAGGCATGGGGTCAGCTGCCCACAGAGCTGATGACCCACACCCACACTGGTACAACAGTAGAAGCTGGTGCACTGGGACATCACCAGGACGAGGCCCCACAGGTCTTCCCAGACGACATATGGAAAacagaattctgaaaagaaaCCCAGTCCTAAATCAGAGGGAATTTGGTGCTGTTTTCTGCCTGCATGCCTCTCATACCTTGGCCCCAAATTATCACAAACAACGGGAAAGACTTCACAGTATATAAAAACAAGAGGCTGCAAATGCAAATTTCTAATAAGAAAATGGGACTTAAAAATTGAGAACTGACTGGGTCAGCCCCAGAATCTCTCTCGTATGTTTCAACTCACTGTTACCCGTTCTTCCAGGCAATAAAATATCAGACTAGATTTACTGAACCCAGTCGGCTGAGACCTGGACACCTGTTCAGGCCAAAGACTAGAAACGTTTAAGCCACAGTGATAATTTGGAAACATCCAAAGAGGAGTCAAAGATTCTGAAAACAGCCCCGTGAACTTTGAGCATCCGTGCAGCAGTACTGTGTTAACAGCCTCTGAAAGAAACACTTCCCATTTCAACTCGTAAATTCTACTAATGCTTATTCAAAGTCAGTCTCATTATGTTATAGCGGTGCTTATCAAGGACTACGAAAGACATTCATTCCAAAGACTGAgctactgtatgtcaattatacgtCAATTTAAAGACAAAAGACTGAGCCAAAGGTCGGGAACCATGTGATACACCTTCAAAGGTAGTTTTGCCGGAACTCTGGGAACCCGGCATATTTATTCTATCTCTATACAGCACAGTTATAAGACAGTAGAGCTGTCACCAAACTGTCACTAAAAAGCAAACAGACGAATAGCTTTctaagcatgtatttttttttttccaaataatttcaaAGAGGAGCTGAACGTTATTAGCAAACTCAACTGAGTATGGATAAGAAAAAATGGGAATGGAAATTCAGACCTACCTGGGATTCTATTAAGTGTCACCCAGAAATGTTCATCAGGAGAATAGGTATCTTTGGACCAGTGTAGCAGATCAATGGCCCTTTGGTCTTGGAAGAGAAACTTGACAAACTCTCTGGTAAGGGCCACATAGGCAGTGCCAAAGTAGATGGTCAGCTGGTGTGGAGGGGAGGTTTTCAAAATATTAGTATTTTTCACAAAAGAGCCACCTCTGCCTAAGTGCTCTCGGTGGACATATTTAGTCCGCTTTATTGCGTGATTGGGAGGCAGGACCCCCGGGGTaatgtttttccctttaaatctTTTCAGATACTGAATGATCTCCCTGTTGGTTTTCAGGGGGAAATCTTGCCCGCAGGTGTTGATGGCGTACTTCCACGGAACTTCAGAAGCTAAAAGGTCTTCCAGGCAGTTCAGGTCAGCCTGGAGCCTGGAAATTCCTGCATAGACCACAGGCTCTACCTTTGAAGCAATAAAAGCATTCTGGAAGCAACTCAGTAGCTGCCACACAGATTTCTTAAACTGAGTTGTGGCTTTCTCATCCACATGAACGCAGTAGACGTTTTGGGGCATATAGACAGCCCTGAAGAGTCTTTCGAAAGTATCGAAGTCCTTATGGACGACCATGACATATGCCAAAGGGAACACAGCTTCTTCTTTCGACAGGGGGCTCGTGATGTAGTGATTCTGGATCAGGTAGTCCTTGCAAGGGACACTTCCCACAGGGGATGTCAGTGTCCTTTCCCACAAAAAGGATGACTTATCTTCTAAGGCATAATTACAGGCATGTATCCTAAAATCCCTTTCATTGGAACCATTTAGCTTCCCGTAACTTTTTGGCTGGCttaactggctattgtaaagtaTCACAAAAATAACCACACTGACCACCGTGAAAGCAAAAAAGCAATACCTCCAAAAGCTCATTGTTTTCACTTCCCTGGGGAAGGAGTCTCTCTCCAGGGATTGAGAAACCATCCGTTACCGAAACCACAAGCGTGAAGAGGTTGAATTGAACCTCCTTTGCCAATCTTGAATTTCAACAGCTTCTGCAGAGGGCTTCCTTTTCCCGGGTCCCTTAATCCTCATTTATTCTCTGCTTCTGGGTGGCATCCATCCTCTCTTGGTGATGGCCAGAGATGCTTCTTAACGCGCACTTGTCTTCAGGCCTCGGTGCTGAATCTCGGCTCTAGCAGAAGGAGTCTGGCTCAGCCCAGCCTCCGGGAAGCCCTTCTCATTTGCATACAAGACGCCAGTGGATCTTAGCAAATTGCCTTCTGGTCTGGAATGACGGCTCGTTTCACCCAGGCTGTTTCTCTGGCTTTACCCCACCCCCTCCATCCAATCTATTCCGATCTGATCTCCCTTCTCGTCTCAGGCTTTCCCCTTCCTTTTCGAATTAAGCGGTTCTCATTTTTCTGGTTAGCTCCACAACCTGCTAGCAGTCCTTGGAAACCACAGCCTTTCGACTCCTGCTCCTTGGGtttatttctcttcctgtttctctgccacttcttttcctttcagtgttatCTCTACCCCTGGGCATATACAGACACAGATAAGGAAAAATGTCCTTGCAACATGCCTAAGTAGAAGATTATCAGAggcgaggaaaaaaaaacaaaaaaaaaagtctgatagAGAGGTAGGTGTTCCCTGAATTAAATCAGACAATTTCTGATGATGTTACATAGTACATATATGTCTGTGCAGGCTGTGAGTAGAGGGAAATAAGAATTACACTCTTGGGGGCATGAGATGAGGGTAGAAGGAATCTAGTGACTTTTGACATTAAAGGGTGGGTGTGGAggcataaatgaaataaacataccTTAGTTTGCCTCCCTGGGAGAAAGGTGATACTCATTGTTCCTAGAGAGCAAGAGTTGGTTCCCATTTCACACAGAGCTTCAGATAACCTGAGCTGTTGACACGGTATTATCTACCATATGTGGAGTGACTAGCCACTGGGTCTCTTTAAAAGCCAGACATCTTCAGATTAGAGGTCGTTTCATAGAACTCAAACGTTTCTCCTTTCTACCCAACCCCCTCTCCCACTTCCTTACTCTGAAGAAAGAACAAAGGCTTCCAGGGCTACTGCAAAATTCCTGGAAGTATCGGTCAGTGTAATTCAGGGGAGCCAGGAAGAGAAGGCCAGCAGGTCCGGTCACATTGCAGATGCTTTCTCCTAGGTCACCTGTGTCAGGTGCCTCCAGTGCTCAGCAAACAAGGTGTGCCTTGCAGACTCACGCCATGGTAAGGACGCTTCTGGAGGAAAGTTCCCGGCCCAACTAACAGACCAACTCTGGCAGCCACAGGAGCTAAAAGTGGCCCTGCTCCCATCTCACTTCCCCAGTCAACCCAACTCTCCTACCTGTCTGGGCATGACGTGGCAACTGAGCAGCTGCTTCTGTTATAGGAAGACGTTGGTGTGTAACGCAGCAATCTCCCAGCGTCCCTTCCCGTCCCACACCACCCCTTCATGTCCTACAGCTCTGGACTAATGAATGACAACAGTGGCATGGGTGTGACTGAGAACGAAAAATGTGGCCTGccctatcagtaaacaaaggatgttgaagccatcaagccatcacatgaCAGCCGCCCCTgagggtgagccctgagggaactcaagaTGGAAACAGGATGCCTGCCACGAAGCCACCCCCAGTGGTGcgccctgaggagactcaggatgagaaagcaggggatactggccccagagagctgaggtacATATCAAAGGCATGATTTCGATGAGCCCAAActtttgcatcttctcatacatagGGAAGCGCTAAATTCATTTACTTGAGatacctggttttctttaattaacagtaatgttTTGATTgtccaactacctggtctttgttgcaaaaactcctctaTGGATCCTGGTTCCTCCCTGACCTCTTCGGAGCTgtcccaggcttgaagtcctcagaatgtccaccgaataaaacataattctcaatttttaggttgtgcaattttttttcgGTCAACATGACAGATGCTGATTTGGAGATAGGCCCAAAGAGTTGGCAGGGATCTTAAAGGTCACCTAACACAACTCTGTATTTCACAGATGCGCAAACTAAGAccaatacaaataattttttcaaagtcaTTCAGCCAGATAGAAGCCAGAGCTTTAATTCTGCAGCTCCCTGGTCCAGATACTGGAGCCAGTCTAATTAGCTTCAAATCCCAGCTGGTCACTGACCGGCTATAGGAGCAGGGtagagttacttaacctctctaagcatcAGGTTCTTGGCCTGCAAGACAGGAAATAACAGTGGTTCCTATATCACGTGGTTGTTAAGAACATTAAGTGAGATAACTCTTGTTCAGGGATTATGTATCTGTTCGtatatgttcaataaacattagcaATTATTGTTGCTAATGTTGCTGACATTTTGATTTCTGTTCttagcaagggaaaagaaaaacatttacattCTTAAGGCTTTCAGATGGGTTGATTTATTGCCactgtaaaagaatgaaggtTAAATTTTCACTCTTTTCCTTCCCCGTCATTATCTTCTTTCACCCCCCTGCggcggtgggtgggtgggggatgtAGAAATGGGGGTTCATGAAGGGGAGTACTGAATAGTCTGCTTTGATACCTTCAGTTCCCTTTGTTCTTACTAGACCCACACCCTTTTCTGCGAAGTAAATGGCAGGAATCAGCAGGACTtgggaggagaggcagagaaaagTGGGCTCAAAGGGCTCTCACTGCAGGTTCTGTTGGTTTCCCCCTCCTTTTGTCTTGAGACTTGATCCTACAAGGGGGAGCTCTCATCCAATGCCAATGCAAAGCAAACTCAACAAATCTTTCATCATGATTTAGTCAAAGCAGGTTGCACATGAGAAGGGGGTACAATGTGATTAACAGCTCAAAATAGCAGGATCCCAAACCCCTTCTCTAGTCTGTTCTGCCTTATTTCCAATGATTTAGATGAACAGCCAGAGATTAGAATGCGATGCCTTTTTTAGCGGTTGGCCCAGCTGTAGGTTTGTTTGGACTGGTATCTGGGGCAACTGAACAGGAATTTTCTTCCAGCAAATAATTGGTCAGGCTAAGCTATTAACTTCCAACCAGGACAGGATTTCTGCTCTCTTCACTCTAGTTGGCTTAACATATTGAAAACCGTGGTCAAGTGGACATTTTGTAtcactccctgcctctctctgcccGCAGGATAACCTTTACTGTCACAATCAAGGAGACAGCACAAGAACAGCCACTAACAACACATAATTAGCTTGGCTCAAACCTTAAAACAAAAGGCTAGGctatgggggggaggggggcttctGGAGAACACGGTGggatagtttttcctttacaggcACTTTAGTTCTCATTAACCTCATTCGAGCTGTACATCTAACCCCCGCTGGTCTCTGAGAGGCAAACGTGAATGACTTCTTGTAG encodes:
- the GCNT2 gene encoding N-acetyllactosaminide beta-1,6-N-acetylglucosaminyl-transferase isoform X2 — translated: MVSQSLERDSFPREVKTMSFWRYCFFAFTVVSVVIFVILYNSQLSQPKSYGKLNGSNERDFRIHACNYALEDKSSFLWERTLTSPVGSVPCKDYLIQNHYITSPLSKEEAVFPLAYVMVVHKDFDTFERLFRAVYMPQNVYCVHVDEKATTQFKKSVWQLLSCFQNAFIASKVEPVVYAGISRLQADLNCLEDLLASEVPWKYAINTCGQDFPLKTNREIIQYLKRFKGKNITPGVLPPNHAIKRTKYVHREHLGRGGSFVKNTNILKTSPPHQLTIYFGTAYVALTREFVKFLFQDQRAIDLLHWSKDTYSPDEHFWVTLNRIPGVPGSMPNASWAGNLRAVKWFDMEDKHGGCHGHYVHGICIYGNGDLKWLINSSSLFANKFELTTYPLTVECLELRLRERTLNQSEIAIQPSWYF
- the GCNT2 gene encoding N-acetyllactosaminide beta-1,6-N-acetylglucosaminyl-transferase isoform X1, which codes for MVSQSLERDSFPREVKTMSFWRYCFFAFTVVSVVIFVILYNSQLSQPKSYGKLNGSNERDFRIHACNYALEDKSSFLWERTLTSPVGSVPCKDYLIQNHYITSPLSKEEAVFPLAYVMVVHKDFDTFERLFRAVYMPQNVYCVHVDEKATTQFKKSVWQLLSCFQNAFIASKVEPVVYAGISRLQADLNCLEDLLASEVPWKYAINTCGQDFPLKTNREIIQYLKRFKGKNITPGVLPPNHAIKRTKYVHREHLGRGGSFVKNTNILKTSPPHQLTIYFGTAYVALTREFVKFLFQDQRAIDLLHWSKDTYSPDEHFWVTLNRIPGVPGSMPNASWAGNLRAVKWFDMEDKHGGCHAVALEDSQRPHQGPTRCDYFTALALPTPAGLPVSTVFQPYTQPTRVELDLQSPCHHLYPGPTSVEKATTSTASASMETET